The segment TAACTTCAATTAGTATACCTTCAAACAACACCATAATAGTTAAGGTTAATGAAAACAGCAACCCTCAGAACGTTATAAATAATCTTGAAGAGTGGTTGATGTTTGCAGGGGGAATAAACATAAAATACAGCACAGTTCATGTTTCTGTGAATGTTGATTCATCCCAGGTTGATACTGTTGTGGCAAAACTCCCACAAGATCAGATTGTAATAACTGGGATTAAAGGGCCTGTGGAAGATAAGATCCAGTACTTAAATGCGGTACTGCCAAAAAAATCAAATGTAGTTCTGGTATGTGGAATTTTAGGCATGCTGGTTGGACTTACAGGTGTTTTCCTAGACACCATACTGGAAGTTTTAAGAAGGACCAGGGATAAATTTAGAAAAAAGGAAGAATGAATCACTCCTTTAAAATAATTCTTTTAGTTATTCTTCTCTTTTTCTAAGAGTTATCCATTTCAGAAGATTCATTTGTTCAACATGATGGAAAACCAGGAGTTCACTGAATTATTTTCTAATACAGGAAGCAGTTATATTATAATAATAAGTTATACCACTAATTAAAATCACTATAATTAATTAAAATAAGAATTTAACTTGATTCAACGATTAAAACAGGTGAAACTAATATGAAAGCAGCTGTACTATTTTCAGGAGGCAAAGACAGTACAATGGCAGCATATAAAGCCGTTGAAGAAGGTTGGGAGTTGGAATGTCTTGTTTCCATGTTCTCAGAAAACCCAGCATCCTACATGTTCCATGTTCCCAACATAGGTTTGACTGAATTATCCTCAGAGGCAATGGGTGTTCCACTCCTCAAAGCCAGGACCCCTGGTGAAAAAGAAGAGGAACTGGAAGATTTAAGGAAGGTTTTAGGGGAACTGAAGGAAAGGGGTGTTGAAGGTGTTTTTGCAGGTGCCCTGGAATCTGTCTATCAAAAATCAAGGATAGACAGTATCTGCAGTGAACTTGGACTTGAGTCACATGCCCCACTCTGGCACAGGGATCCCAGGGAGTACATGGAAGAGATCATAAACCTTGGATTTGAGGTTATAATAACCAGTGCATCTGCAGAAGGCCTTGATGAATCCTGGCTGGGTAGAAAGCTGGATCTGGAACTTCTGGATGAACTCATAAAACTCAATGAGAAGTACGGTATTCATATAGGATTTGAGGGTGGTGAAGCTGAAACCCTTGTACTTGACTGTCCTCTTTTCAAAAAACGTATAAATGTAGTTGAGGCACGAAAGGTATGGGAAAAAGACAGCGGATACTACTTGATAGAAGAAGCTGTTTTAGAGGATAAGAATTAAAAATAAAGAATAAATTTATATAATTTTCTTTATTGTATGATACACAAAAACTATACTCAAAACAAATGACCCCTTACATCTGGAATTAAAGTCAAAAAATACATATAAACTGGAGTTTGATCAAAATAAACCTGAAAATTATTGGAGTAGGTGCTCTCGTTAATGCAGCTTTAACTATTATTTTATCAAGAATCTTTTTCCCTCTCTTAGTCTTAGGCCCGCTTACTGGAGGATTCTTATCATCTTACCATAGCAGAGGATATGAAGATTACGATAAAATGGATAAAAAAGATGGAATGGTTGTAGGGGCAATTTCAGGATTAATTGGAGGTTTAATAACAGGTTTATTATTCATTCTGGGCATTGGAGATATAACATCCATTCTAGGAGTAATCTCCACTGGCAATACATTACTCAATGCATATATCATCATTCAACTGTCATTAATTATGAGTTTTGTTTTAGGATTAGTTGGAGGATTCCTCGGAGTCATTGTCAAAAAGTAAAGTTTTTTCATATATCATTTCTCTGTGATCCACTGGATCAATGCTTCAACTTCATCTGTTTCTATTTCTACTTCTATTTCTCCAAGTGGAGATAGGTAACCATCAACAAAGTTAGACACCCCAACAAGTGCTGCCTGTTTACTTAAAGAGAAGGTGATTTTAGTATCATGCACACCTTTTTCAAGTATTCTGGTTGCAGTGTCACGTATTCTCCTTTCTCTTAGTAACTCCTTTAAAATCTGAAGTGATTCTATACCTCCAGAAACCAGAACATAATCTTCACCTATTTCAATATCATCATAATCGAACATGTTAGAAAGAGCTTCGGTAACCTTTTCAAGATCCTCTGTTGGATTAATCATTGCTTTAGCCTTTACTTTGCATTTCATTTTTTAATACGCCCCTCACAACATTTTTAAGTTTCTTCACAGGCCCTTCATTGACGATCATGTAATCCGAAGTTGCGATCACATTTCCAATTCCAAAGTTAAGTTCGCGCTCGTCCCGCTTTTTAAACTGGGATAATTCCATTGAATCATCATCCCTCATACGTTTTTTAAGTCTTTTGAACCTTGTTTTGGGAGTTGAATGAACTGCTATTACCTTGAAATCCTTGAAGTTTTTTCTGAAGATTTCAACTTCGTAGGGACTTCTTATACCTTCTATCATGTAAACATCATCTGCTGAAGCAGTATCCTGATTCATGTTTGGATTATGTTTTTTATCCATAGATTTTATTGATTCAACACAGCGTTCTGCTACCACAAATTCACCGTACTCCTCTCTTAATTTAACTGCAACTTCTCCAGGTGTTGAACCTCTTTTTTCGGCCTCATCTCTGATAACATCCCCCATACGTACGATGGGTATTTTCAGGTTCTTAGCCACCCTTGAAACAACACTTTTACCAGAACCCGGCAGTCCCGTAACCCCAATAACCTTCATAATTACGCATCACCAATATAAGTTCTTGAAACTATCTTCAATGATTCTTCAAGATTCTGATCATTATTAAAATTTTCCAGTATCATTTTAAGATCATCATCACTGTAATTTTTAAACTCTGCAACTTCCTGGATGATATTTGGTAGTGCACGTACAACGTTGTCAACGATGGTTATACTCGAGGTTTTTGCAGTTCTTGAGAGTGGATTGAGATCAACTGTTACAACAGTCTTTCCATTTGCAACAAGCGCCTCTGCCCTGTCACCATCTTCAAGAGGCACCAAAACAACATCTGCACTGTAAACTCCCTCAAGACTTGCCCTTGCCCTTGGACCTTCAAGACCATCTATAATTCCCTTTTCTTCATCTTCTATACCCAGAACCCTTCTGGCACCAGCATCCTTAAGTGTTTCTTCAACTTTTTCAACCCTGGAAGCGGTTCTGTAGAATAGGTTTATTTCTATCTTTGCTCCAAGGGTTTCTGCAAGTTCCACAACCAATTCCGCTGCAAGAGCTGTTGTGTTACCATTAACTGATATAACCGGGTTTTCTGCAAGTAGAAGTGCTGCTGCACCTGCCCTTTCAGCTTTTCTGGCAGTTTCCGTTGTTTTCTCACCTATGAGGTAGTCAAATGCTTCACCCCGTCCATGGGCTATCATTCCAGAATCTGCAAGTATACCCTTTTTGTAGGCATCCACTATCTTTGCCCTTAACATGAGTGATTCATATCTTGGATGATCTTTAGGTATCATATGTATCAACTATGGAATTTAGTGTATATATTACTTATTAAATAACTCCTTTTTTCAAAATAACCTTTTTAAGTGGAAATATTTTTATTTAAAATAATAATAAAATGATTTTTGATATTTAAACCTACTTAGCCATAAAATAGTAAAAGGTACAGATCCCATTTTTTTTATTCACACACTGCAAATTGGGATGTCAAAAAAATGGATGGATTTAAAATTTTGTTTTAACTTTTTCTATTATGTCTGTGGGTTTGTTTCCAGTTAAATTCATGAACTTCTCTTCCAACTTAACCTTCACAAAATCTCCTTCAACTGCTCCGATGGTGTTTTCCACCATGTAAATATCAGGTTTAACATTTGAACGAATATCATATTCAATCTTTACATAAGCAACGTTTTTACCCGCTTCTACCACGTCACCATAGGTGTAGTTCCTGTAGTACCTGATTCTGAATATAAGGAATACAACAGCTACCAGTATCAATGCAAATATTAAAGTTGTCAGTGACGGGAAGAACTCAAATGAGAATGCAGTTACAAATGCAGAGTTGGTACTCACAGCAACCAGAATCAGTCCAATAACAACGTACATCAAAAAGAAGTCCCTGTAGGCTGGAAAATCATTACTGTACATGAGTTTTATACGTTTGTAAAGCAGGTAAACAATGTAGGCTACAGTTAAAATTCCCAGGATTGCGTAGATAATTCCAGCTATGAAGTTGAATATGTAGAGTATTGACAGTATGAGGAATACTCCAGATAATATTTGAAGCCTTAAGATGGTGTTTTCCTTTTCCTTGTAACTGAAACTTCCAGATATGAAAATGGTATCTTCCGAACCATCCATTTCCCTGCTTAAACGTTCAATATCTTCAGGTATG is part of the Methanobacterium aggregans genome and harbors:
- a CDS encoding diphthine--ammonia ligase, whose protein sequence is MKAAVLFSGGKDSTMAAYKAVEEGWELECLVSMFSENPASYMFHVPNIGLTELSSEAMGVPLLKARTPGEKEEELEDLRKVLGELKERGVEGVFAGALESVYQKSRIDSICSELGLESHAPLWHRDPREYMEEIINLGFEVIITSASAEGLDESWLGRKLDLELLDELIKLNEKYGIHIGFEGGEAETLVLDCPLFKKRINVVEARKVWEKDSGYYLIEEAVLEDKN
- a CDS encoding DUF5518 domain-containing protein — its product is MIKINLKIIGVGALVNAALTIILSRIFFPLLVLGPLTGGFLSSYHSRGYEDYDKMDKKDGMVVGAISGLIGGLITGLLFILGIGDITSILGVISTGNTLLNAYIIIQLSLIMSFVLGLVGGFLGVIVKK
- a CDS encoding RNA-binding domain-containing protein is translated as MKCKVKAKAMINPTEDLEKVTEALSNMFDYDDIEIGEDYVLVSGGIESLQILKELLRERRIRDTATRILEKGVHDTKITFSLSKQAALVGVSNFVDGYLSPLGEIEVEIETDEVEALIQWITEK
- a CDS encoding AAA family ATPase, with the translated sequence MKVIGVTGLPGSGKSVVSRVAKNLKIPIVRMGDVIRDEAEKRGSTPGEVAVKLREEYGEFVVAERCVESIKSMDKKHNPNMNQDTASADDVYMIEGIRSPYEVEIFRKNFKDFKVIAVHSTPKTRFKRLKKRMRDDDSMELSQFKKRDERELNFGIGNVIATSDYMIVNEGPVKKLKNVVRGVLKNEMQSKG
- a CDS encoding 4-phosphopantoate--beta-alanine ligase, whose translation is MIPKDHPRYESLMLRAKIVDAYKKGILADSGMIAHGRGEAFDYLIGEKTTETARKAERAGAAALLLAENPVISVNGNTTALAAELVVELAETLGAKIEINLFYRTASRVEKVEETLKDAGARRVLGIEDEEKGIIDGLEGPRARASLEGVYSADVVLVPLEDGDRAEALVANGKTVVTVDLNPLSRTAKTSSITIVDNVVRALPNIIQEVAEFKNYSDDDLKMILENFNNDQNLEESLKIVSRTYIGDA
- a CDS encoding DUF2101 family protein; amino-acid sequence: MGLFNKFGDLILKFFSFIGIIILAIPKIPEKLRNIDKGDIKSKIDTEGIKENFDKIKDNANLEERISKITSKKDESEEPLDIPEDIERLSREMDGSEDTIFISGSFSYKEKENTILRLQILSGVFLILSILYIFNFIAGIIYAILGILTVAYIVYLLYKRIKLMYSNDFPAYRDFFLMYVVIGLILVAVSTNSAFVTAFSFEFFPSLTTLIFALILVAVVFLIFRIRYYRNYTYGDVVEAGKNVAYVKIEYDIRSNVKPDIYMVENTIGAVEGDFVKVKLEEKFMNLTGNKPTDIIEKVKTKF